A window of Hevea brasiliensis isolate MT/VB/25A 57/8 chromosome 14, ASM3005281v1, whole genome shotgun sequence contains these coding sequences:
- the LOC131172772 gene encoding disease resistance protein Roq1-like, with amino-acid sequence MASTSSTPPNQGKKWDVFISFRGDDTRYGILSHLSRALKDKQIKTFTDEELHKGEEISPELLKIIRESSVSIVIFSENYADSPWCLDELVEILKCKEESAQIVLPVFYKVDPTDVQKLSGNFGKAFAIAMHGEKGSSQKVDKWKRALMEVSNLSGWDSQKIKYEAKLVEGIVNDVLKKFSDMSKGDDSYDRNLIGIKLRVEEVERLLNEKQIVGIWGMGGIGKTTIAQEVFHRNKNKFDGHCFVENDRNHLKDLAGDCDLYGEGSRIIITSRDSLGLSEEDRYEVEKLSDSQGLELFSLHAFEQNLSKEEYKELSNKAINYLEAIH; translated from the exons ATGGCTTCTACTTCTTCCACTCCTCCCAATCAGGGGAAGAAATGGGATGTTTTTATTAGTTTTAGAGGCGACGATACGCGTTATGGTATTCTCTCCCATCTCTCTAGAGCCTTGAAGGACAAACAAATCAAGACTTTTACGGATGAAGAGCTCCATAAAGGAGAAGAGATCTCACCAGAGCTCTTGAAAATAATCCGGGAATCAAGTGTCTCAATAGTCATTTTCTCTGAAAATTATGCAGATTCTCCATGGTGTTTGGATGAGCTTGTTGAGATACTTAAATGCAAGGAAGAATCAGCACAAATAGTTCTACCGGTTTTTTACAAAGTAGATCCAACTGACGTTCAAAAGCTTTCAGGGAATTTCGGGAAGGCATTTGCTATTGCTATGCATGGGGAAAAAGGCAGTTCACAAAAGGTGGACAAGTGGAAGCGTGCTTTGATGGAAGTAAGCAACTTATCAGGATGGGATTCACAGAAAATCAA ATATGAGGCCAAATTGGTTGAGGGAATTGTCAATGATGTTCTGAAAAAATTTAGTGATATGTCTAAAGGTGATGATTCTTATGATCGCAACTTGATTGGAATTAAACTGCGTGTGGAAGAAGTGGAACGGTTGTTAAATGAGAAGCAGATTGTAGGAATTTGGGGGATGGGAGGCATTGGTAAAACAACTATTGCACAAGAAGTATTTCATCGAAACAAGAATAAATTTGATGGTCATTGTTTCGTTGAAAAT GATCGAAACCATTTAAAAGATTTAGCAGGAGATTGTGATTTGTATGGTGAGGGAAGTAGAATCATCATAACTAGTAGAGATTCACTTGGTTTATCAGAGGAAGACAGATATGAGGTTGAGAAGTTAAGTGATTCTCAAGGTCTGGAACTCTTTAGCTTGCATGCCTTCGAGCAAAATCTTTCCAAGGAAGAATATAAGGAGCTATCAAACAAGGCAATAAACTATCTGGAGGCAATCCATTAG
- the LOC131172773 gene encoding disease resistance protein TAO1-like — protein sequence MHIEEWESELEKLKVEPLEKIQAVLKTSYDGLGDKDKDIFLDIACFFKGQNEDKVERILEAFGFFPKSGIPRLLKKSLITVSSLNEIHMHDLLEQMGKDIVIKECKQPGGRSRLWNYEDISHALTTGTGTENVEAISFRWDGRDIGKPLKLSATAFAKMCNLRFIEVCALWTPVLVPKNFEFCAQALRCLCWDYYPLESLPLNFWPKNLVELHMTSRKLIQLWNGGDKPLENLKLMDLSYSRNLIRIPDLSSTAPNLEFLYLNYCKSLVEIPSLQNLSNLVELRMRGSKLIQLWNGGDKPLGNLKLMDMSCSHRLIRIPNLSSIAPNLEFLYLKECLSLVEIPSLQNLSKLTELHLSDCCKIKDCPEIPCNIRILKLDRTGIEQLPSSIKHLSQLVILSLDQCTALASLPSSIGNLKRLEELHLAKCSRLVTIPSSIGELKCLEKLFIRNCSNLASLPESIKQLSKLKKLDLEGCKRLKSLPGLPSCLELLNAIDCHSLESASISFNFLEHDDENEEADRSEHENEEAHKSESEDCKVLDFSNCVKLNKKVMEDVFEAHLLGQKVTLLMAGGEVPEWMRYKNKGSSLSFKLDLRHLIAFSFCVVLRPRGLIDFPFEFEVDFICESGNRRERNAFNFSSDKDFANWIDSYGGPYGSDSSHVLLSFNGLRTRFDEESSVTASFCCKADYFVDRPEIMECGVHPIYSRDKRRSRNEKHQDDEECQSLLQILEEDKS from the exons ATGCACATAGAAGAATGGGAAAGTGAATTGGAAAAATTGAAAGTTGAACCTCTTGAGAAAATTCAAGCTGTTTTGAAAACAAGTTATGATGGGCTAGGGGATAAGGACAAGGACATATTTCTTGATATTGCATGTTTCTTCAAAGGGCAAAATGAAGATAAGGTTGAGAGAATATTAGAAGCATTTGGTTTCTTTCCAAAAAGTGGAATACCTCGCTTACTTAAAAAATCTCTCATAACTGTTTCGTCACTCAATGAGATTCATATGCATGACTTGCTAGAGCAAATGGGCAAGGATATTGTTATTAAGGAATGCAAACAGCCTGGAGGACGCAGCAGGTTGTGGAATTATGAAGATATTAGTCATGCATTGACAACAGGGACG GGAACCGAAAATGTTGAGGCCATATCATTTCGTTGGGATGGGAGAGATATTGGGAAGCCTTTGAAGCTAAGTGCCACGGCCTTTGCGAAGATGTGCAATCTTAGATTCATCGAAGTATGTGCACTGTGGACCCCAGTGCTCGTTCCTAAGAACTTTGAATTTTGTGCACAAGCACTAAGATGTCTTTGCTGGGATTATTATCCTCTTGAATCTTTGCCGTTAAATTTTTGGCCAAAGAATCTTGTAGAACTTCACATGACTTCTAGAAAACTCATACAACTGTGGAATGGAGGAGATAAG cctcttgaaaatttgaaattaatggaCCTTAGCTACTCTCGTAACCTGATCCGGATTCCAGACTTGTCAAGTACTGCCCCAAATCTCgagtttttatatttaaattactgTAAGAGTTTGGTTGAAATTCCCTCTCTTCAAAATCTAAGTAATCTTGTAGAACTTCGTATGCGTGGGAGCAAACTCATACAACTGTGGAATGGAGGAGATAAG ccgcttggaaatttgaaattaatggaCATGAGCTGCTCTCATCGCCTGATCAGGATTCCGAACTTGTCTAGTATTGCCCCAAATCTCGAGTTTTTATATTTGAAAGAATGTTTGAGTTTGGTTGAAATTCCCTCTCTTCAAAATCTGAGCAAGCTTACTGAACTTCATCTAAGTGATTGCTGCAAAATCAAAGATTGTCCAGAGATTCCGTGTAATATAAGGATTCTAAAATTAGACAGAACTGGAATAGAACAACTGCCCTCATCAATTAAGCATCTGTctcaacttgtcatattgtccttGGATCAGTGTACAGCACTCGCGAGTCTTCCAAGCAGCATTGGCAATTTGAAACGTCTTGAAGAACTTCATCTAGCTAAATGTTCAAGACTCGTGACTATTCCAAGCAGCATAGGCGAGTTGAAATGTCTTGAAAAATTATTTATCCGGAATTGCTCAAATTTAGCAAGTCTTCCTGAAAGCATCAAACAACTTTCGAAGTTGAAAAAGCTTGATTTAGAAGGTTGCAAGAGACTTAAAAGTTTACCAGGGCTTCCATCATGCTTAGAATTATTAAATGCAATTGATTGCCACTCTCTGGAATCTGcatcaatttctttcaatttcttagaACATGATGATGAAAATGAAGAAGCAGATAGAAGTGAACATGAAAATGAAGAAGCACATAAAAGTGAATCTGAAGATTGCAAAGTTCTTGATTTTAGTAATTGCGTCAAATTGAATAAGAAAGTAATGGAGGATGTTTTTGAAGCGCACCTGTTGGGTCAGAAAGTTACATTATTGATGGCAGGAGGTGAAGTGCCAGAATGGATGAGGTATAAGAATAAAGGATCCTCGCTTTCCTTCAAACTTGACCTTCGACACTTAATTGCCTTCTCTTTCTGCGTTGTTCTTCGTCCCAGAGGTTTAATCGATTTTCCCTTCGAATTTGAAGTGGATTTCATATGTGAATCTGGAAATAGGCGGGAACGTAATGCGTTCAACTTTTCTAGCGATAAGGACTTTGCGAATTGGATTGATTCTTATGGAGGTCCGTATGGTTCGGACTCATCACACGTGTTGCTTTCATTCAATGGATTGAGGACACGTTTTGATGAAGAGTCTTCCGTTACGGCCTCATTTTGCTGCAAGGCTGACTATTTCGTGGATCGGCCGGAAATTATGGAGTGTGGGGTCCATCCTATATATAGTAGAGATAAAAGGAGAAGCAGAAATGAAAAGCACCAAGATGACGAGGAATGCCAATCACTTCTTCAAATATTGGAGGAAGACAAATCGTAG